One genomic region from Sulfurimonas sp. encodes:
- a CDS encoding Fis family transcriptional regulator — MALVVDATNFITACDSSAQAFKTATLLKTLSVNALIVGEIGVGKKTLAQYILPDAPVIEASEYNEILTTLQSVNEIIILNLENSPNIKNIISVINTNKIRVIATIKNSFVNEYLDDIFSVKFDIPPLTQRSEDVDELVKKFAHEASLLFSSSMKFNSKNFTPDLSQNSKSLKRQVMIHSLLGDIKDVELMEIIENFLINKLGSQSDYRNFLYLYEAPLIKAGLAKFKSQLQLSDKLGLNRNTLRKKIADNKKYL; from the coding sequence GTGGCACTGGTTGTGGATGCAACTAATTTTATAACTGCTTGTGACTCTTCTGCGCAAGCATTTAAAACAGCAACACTTTTAAAAACACTTAGTGTAAATGCTCTTATAGTTGGAGAAATAGGTGTTGGGAAAAAAACTCTAGCACAGTATATTCTTCCAGATGCTCCAGTTATTGAAGCATCTGAGTATAATGAAATACTTACAACTTTACAAAGTGTTAATGAAATTATAATTCTTAACTTAGAAAACTCACCAAATATTAAAAATATTATAAGTGTAATAAATACCAATAAAATAAGAGTTATAGCAACGATAAAAAATTCTTTTGTAAATGAATATCTTGATGATATTTTTAGTGTTAAATTTGATATACCTCCACTTACTCAAAGAAGTGAAGATGTAGATGAGTTAGTAAAAAAATTTGCCCATGAAGCTTCTTTACTTTTCTCAAGTAGTATGAAATTTAATAGTAAAAATTTTACTCCAGATTTATCTCAAAATTCTAAATCGTTAAAAAGACAAGTGATGATTCATTCTTTACTTGGTGATATTAAAGATGTTGAGCTAATGGAGATAATAGAAAACTTTCTTATAAATAAATTAGGTTCACAAAGTGATTATAGAAACTTTTTGTATCTTTATGAAGCACCACTTATTAAAGCTGGTTTAGCAAAGTTTAAATCACAACTTCAACTATCAGATAAATTGGGTTTAAATAGAAATACATTAAGAAAAAAAATAGCAGATAATAAAAAATATTTATAA
- a CDS encoding peptidylprolyl isomerase has product MAIEANQIVSIEYEVRDGETVVDSNVGGAPLVFMFGKGQIIPGLENGIVDMNIGEKADILVKPEDAYGELKPEAKQEVPKDQFSGIDLEVGMTLYGQGEDGGTVQVIVKEIGEENIIIDFNHPLAGKSLMFAVTVNNVREASAEEAMTGVPQENKQDDECCGTGGGTGCGCN; this is encoded by the coding sequence ATGGCAATTGAAGCAAATCAAATAGTATCAATAGAATATGAAGTTCGTGATGGTGAAACAGTGGTAGATAGTAATGTAGGTGGAGCACCATTAGTGTTTATGTTTGGAAAAGGTCAAATAATTCCAGGTTTAGAAAATGGAATAGTTGACATGAATATAGGTGAAAAAGCTGATATTTTAGTTAAACCTGAAGATGCTTATGGTGAGTTAAAACCAGAAGCTAAACAAGAAGTTCCAAAAGATCAGTTTTCTGGAATTGACTTAGAAGTTGGTATGACTCTTTATGGACAAGGTGAAGATGGTGGTACGGTTCAAGTTATCGTAAAAGAAATTGGCGAAGAAAATATTATTATTGATTTTAACCATCCTTTAGCAGGAAAATCATTGATGTTTGCAGTTACTGTAAATAATGTAAGAGAAGCATCTGCCGAAGAAGCTATGACTGGCGTTCCACAAGAGAATAAGCAAGATGACGAATGTTGTGGTACTGGTGGTGGCACTGGTTGTGGATGCAACTAA
- a CDS encoding tetratricopeptide repeat protein, whose product MNKSFLVAFLATISACSILNAEPSAFGAGDLDNSKPYGLTSSEKVILQNKKNLKKVVVKSNNQANRVDSLRERIDGLQTIIEGLSKKSQENKFNLKSLDKKNSDELLNVNEYEKRLSVVSQKNSQDIQKLQELSDELSLLLKDINKNYVSKDKFNILVNDFNKFRELVVKELKTKSTSTKSKFDGMSNAKIAKEARKLYDKKYYTKSMEYYLHLIEKNYKPARAHYMVGEMKYYRKNYSDAIAYFKKSASSYSKASYMPLLMLHTAVAMQKTGDNKNAISFYKGIISKYPDSSQASTAKNKLNKMK is encoded by the coding sequence ATGAATAAATCTTTTTTAGTTGCCTTTTTGGCAACTATTTCTGCATGCAGTATTCTTAATGCTGAACCATCTGCTTTTGGTGCAGGTGATTTAGATAATTCTAAACCTTATGGCTTAACTTCAAGTGAAAAAGTAATTCTTCAAAATAAAAAAAATCTAAAAAAAGTTGTTGTAAAAAGTAATAATCAAGCCAATAGAGTTGATTCTCTTAGAGAAAGAATAGATGGATTGCAAACTATTATTGAAGGTTTGAGTAAAAAATCTCAGGAAAATAAATTTAATTTAAAGAGTCTAGATAAAAAAAATAGTGATGAATTACTAAATGTAAATGAGTATGAAAAACGATTGAGTGTCGTATCTCAAAAAAATTCTCAAGATATACAAAAACTTCAAGAACTAAGTGATGAGCTCTCTCTCCTATTAAAAGATATAAACAAAAACTATGTATCTAAAGATAAATTTAATATATTGGTAAATGATTTTAATAAATTTAGAGAGTTAGTGGTAAAAGAACTAAAAACAAAATCAACTTCTACAAAGTCTAAATTTGATGGCATGTCCAATGCTAAAATAGCAAAAGAAGCAAGAAAACTTTATGATAAAAAGTACTATACTAAAAGTATGGAGTATTATCTTCATTTAATTGAAAAAAATTATAAACCAGCCCGTGCACATTATATGGTCGGTGAGATGAAGTACTATAGAAAAAATTATAGTGATGCTATTGCATACTTTAAAAAGAGTGCTTCTTCATACTCTAAAGCTTCTTATATGCCTTTACTTATGTTACATACAGCAGTAGCGATGCAAAAAACAGGTGATAATAAAAATGCAATATCTTTTTATAAAGGTATCATTTCTAAATATCCAGATTCTTCTCAGGCTTCAACAGCAAAAAATAAACTTAATAAGATGAAGTAG
- the tolB gene encoding Tol-Pal system protein TolB produces MKILLSWIFIVSLSFANDATIDVIKKVESLPTIAVEDSSISYDDTFRLRFFKTLVADLNVISLFNVDRYHRQTHYNNTDVVVENKNMDFVLRYKMSEDDDGALNVELKLLKNNEVVLQKKYRINRKNVYVFIAHTIAYDINKYMEASSVEWMKRRVIFSRVIGPKKTEIVIADYTLAYQHTMVKGGFSIFPKWANKEQTAFYYTALDMKKPTLKYVDIKTGKSKAIISSDGMMICSDVSNDSKKLLLTMAPKGQPDIYLYDTQSFKTKRITRYGGIDVNAQFVNDKKIVFISGRLGYPNVFSKVIGNSSVEQMVYYGKSNAACSTYGEYIVYKSRESSNAFSKNTFNLHLISTKTDFIRRLTATGVNEFPRFSKDGDAILFIKNYKNQSSIGIIRLNHNKNYLFPLKYGKLQAMDW; encoded by the coding sequence TTGAAAATATTATTATCTTGGATATTTATCGTTTCTTTGTCCTTTGCAAATGATGCAACAATAGATGTTATAAAAAAAGTAGAATCACTTCCAACGATTGCGGTGGAAGACTCTTCTATTAGCTATGATGATACCTTTAGATTGCGATTTTTTAAGACACTTGTAGCAGATTTAAATGTTATATCGCTATTTAATGTAGATAGGTATCATCGTCAAACACATTACAATAATACTGATGTAGTAGTTGAAAATAAGAATATGGATTTTGTTTTAAGATATAAAATGTCTGAAGATGATGATGGTGCCTTAAATGTAGAGTTAAAGCTTCTTAAAAATAATGAAGTAGTTTTACAAAAAAAATATAGAATTAATAGAAAAAATGTATATGTCTTTATTGCTCATACTATCGCTTATGATATAAATAAATATATGGAAGCTTCTTCTGTTGAATGGATGAAAAGACGAGTTATTTTTTCTAGAGTTATTGGTCCTAAAAAAACTGAGATAGTAATCGCTGATTATACACTTGCTTATCAGCATACAATGGTTAAAGGTGGTTTTAGTATTTTCCCAAAATGGGCAAACAAGGAACAAACTGCATTTTACTATACAGCTCTTGATATGAAAAAACCTACTCTAAAATATGTAGATATAAAAACAGGAAAAAGTAAAGCAATCATTTCATCTGATGGAATGATGATATGTTCAGATGTAAGTAATGATTCAAAAAAATTACTTCTTACAATGGCTCCAAAAGGACAACCTGATATTTATCTATACGACACTCAAAGTTTTAAGACAAAAAGAATAACAAGATATGGCGGAATAGATGTAAATGCTCAATTTGTAAATGATAAAAAAATTGTTTTTATTTCTGGAAGGTTAGGTTATCCAAATGTATTTTCTAAAGTTATAGGAAATAGTAGCGTTGAGCAAATGGTATATTATGGGAAAAGTAATGCGGCTTGTAGTACATACGGTGAATATATAGTTTATAAATCAAGAGAAAGTTCAAATGCTTTTTCAAAAAATACATTTAATTTACACCTCATTTCAACAAAAACAGATTTTATTAGAAGATTGACTGCAACGGGGGTAAATGAATTTCCAAGATTTTCAAAAGATGGAGATGCTATTCTTTTCATAAAAAATTATAAGAATCAAAGTTCTATTGGGATTATAAGATTAAATCATAATAAAAACTATCTTTTTCCATTAAAATATGGAAAACTGCAAGCGATGGATTGGTAA
- the fabD gene encoding ACP S-malonyltransferase, whose translation MKKIAMIFAGQGSQAVGMGKDFYENSQTAREMFAKAGERIGVDFKELIFEENDKLGQTAYTQPAILLVQMVAYKLFKESCPDIKAELFLGHSLGEFSALCASGAIDYVDAIELVHNRGKFMQSACETIEAGMMVLVGLDDESVEKVCSDAQNNGKKVWPANYNQDGQLVVAGMKSDLISLEQIFKDAGAKRAILLDMSVASHCELLAPAQEPLAELMSSMVNDSFEAPIVSNVTTNKYNTKAQAILLLKDQLVKPVKYKQSILAICNDVDMAIEFGNGITLKGLNRRIAKELKTVNISDMASLAKVTEEVCS comes from the coding sequence ATGAAAAAAATAGCAATGATATTCGCAGGACAAGGTTCTCAAGCAGTAGGAATGGGTAAAGATTTTTATGAAAATTCACAGACTGCTCGTGAAATGTTTGCAAAAGCAGGTGAAAGAATTGGTGTTGATTTTAAAGAATTGATTTTTGAAGAAAATGATAAATTAGGTCAAACAGCATATACTCAACCTGCAATTTTACTTGTTCAAATGGTAGCATATAAACTTTTTAAAGAATCGTGTCCAGATATTAAAGCTGAACTATTTTTAGGTCATTCTCTAGGTGAATTTTCTGCTCTTTGTGCATCTGGAGCTATTGATTATGTAGATGCTATTGAGTTAGTTCATAATCGTGGTAAGTTTATGCAATCGGCTTGTGAAACAATAGAAGCTGGAATGATGGTATTAGTGGGACTTGATGATGAGTCTGTTGAAAAAGTATGTTCAGATGCTCAAAATAATGGGAAGAAAGTTTGGCCTGCTAACTATAATCAAGATGGACAACTCGTTGTTGCTGGTATGAAGTCTGATTTAATATCTTTAGAGCAAATATTTAAAGATGCTGGAGCAAAAAGAGCGATACTTTTAGATATGTCAGTAGCTTCTCATTGTGAACTTTTAGCACCTGCTCAAGAGCCATTGGCTGAGTTGATGTCAAGTATGGTAAATGATAGCTTTGAAGCTCCAATAGTGTCTAATGTTACAACAAATAAATATAATACTAAAGCACAGGCTATTTTATTGTTAAAAGATCAGTTAGTTAAACCTGTAAAATATAAACAGTCAATTTTAGCAATTTGTAATGATGTTGATATGGCAATAGAATTTGGAAATGGTATAACTTTAAAAGGCTTAAATCGTAGAATAGCAAAAGAGTTAAAAACAGTAAATATATCAGATATGGCATCTTTAGCAAAAGTTACAGAGGAAGTTTGCAGTTAA
- a CDS encoding tRNA 2-thiocytidine biosynthesis TtcA family protein has protein sequence MSKLGKTNAEFELIEEGDKILVGLSGGKDSLTMIHAMREQQRRAPFKFDFIAVTISYGMGENYDDLSTHCKKYDIEHIVIDTKVYELAKEKIRKNSSFCSFFSRMRRGYLYTAAQDKGCNKVAIGHHLDDACESFFMNFIYNGQMRSLAPKYKAENGLIVIRPLIGMRERQLKAFVDDNNLNAIGDEACPAMRFDVKMPHARANMKKMLAKMEEEFPQLFTNLNAAFKNISVDSFFDKEKFSL, from the coding sequence ATGTCAAAACTTGGCAAAACAAATGCTGAGTTTGAGTTGATAGAAGAGGGCGATAAAATATTAGTCGGACTTAGCGGAGGTAAAGATTCACTTACTATGATTCATGCTATGAGAGAACAGCAACGCCGTGCTCCCTTTAAGTTTGATTTTATTGCAGTGACTATTAGTTATGGCATGGGTGAAAATTATGATGACTTGAGTACACATTGTAAAAAATATGATATTGAGCATATTGTAATCGATACAAAAGTTTATGAATTAGCAAAAGAAAAAATAAGAAAAAACTCTTCATTTTGTAGCTTCTTTTCTAGAATGCGTAGAGGATATTTATATACTGCAGCGCAAGATAAAGGCTGTAATAAAGTAGCTATAGGTCATCACTTGGATGATGCGTGTGAGAGTTTTTTTATGAATTTTATTTATAATGGGCAGATGCGAAGTCTTGCTCCAAAATATAAGGCTGAAAATGGTTTGATAGTTATTCGTCCTCTTATCGGGATGCGTGAGCGCCAACTTAAAGCTTTTGTAGATGATAATAATCTAAATGCTATTGGTGATGAAGCTTGTCCTGCTATGCGCTTTGATGTAAAGATGCCACATGCTCGTGCTAATATGAAAAAAATGTTAGCTAAAATGGAAGAAGAATTCCCTCAACTTTTCACTAATCTAAATGCAGCATTTAAAAATATATCAGTTGATAGTTTTTTTGATAAAGAGAAGTTTTCACTTTAA
- a CDS encoding cell envelope integrity protein TolA codes for MANNNSYFYISGLISISLFSFFSFIVFFMMVSTSKVNIFALKKDTFITISLELPDIQTKAAQSLSEPKDVNIDDLFNDVWTKKINKKKKVEKKVDNKRLTDISKKSKKIKVTNEKNIQKSIEITKDNELKKSSTADEVNEYLAKIQALVYQNFIPPPNSQGHSVKAVIELTSLGKLIDFRILVYSENSSLNDECDKIKERLRVVLFPTNIQNQSFRATINLIPENKEKF; via the coding sequence ATGGCTAATAATAACTCATATTTTTATATTAGTGGTCTTATCTCTATATCGTTATTTTCTTTTTTTTCTTTTATAGTTTTTTTTATGATGGTATCAACATCTAAAGTAAATATATTTGCTTTAAAAAAAGATACTTTCATTACTATCTCGTTAGAACTCCCAGATATTCAAACCAAAGCGGCACAAAGTCTTAGTGAACCAAAAGATGTAAATATTGATGACCTTTTTAATGATGTATGGACCAAAAAAATAAATAAAAAGAAAAAAGTAGAAAAAAAAGTGGATAATAAAAGATTAACTGATATAAGTAAAAAATCTAAAAAGATAAAAGTTACTAATGAAAAAAATATCCAAAAGAGTATAGAAATCACTAAAGACAATGAGTTGAAAAAATCATCTACGGCGGATGAAGTTAACGAATATTTAGCTAAAATTCAAGCCTTAGTTTACCAAAACTTTATTCCTCCTCCTAATTCACAAGGACACAGTGTAAAAGCTGTAATAGAATTAACTTCACTTGGTAAATTGATAGATTTTAGAATATTGGTTTATTCTGAGAATAGTAGCCTAAATGATGAGTGTGATAAAATAAAAGAAAGATTGCGCGTAGTACTTTTTCCTACTAATATACAAAATCAATCTTTTAGAGCAACTATTAATTTAATACCTGAAAATAAGGAAAAATTTTGA
- a CDS encoding nitrilase-related carbon-nitrogen hydrolase produces MKVTLAQTSPKLNRSNLLEIISIISEFKSESDLIVFPELALNGYSLQDKLFEDAYEIDELYELKKLSVEIDIIIGGAIRDNKVFRNAALYFCKGELISQHNKVHLPNYGMFEEARYFSPGNLFEGFDSAHGKISMLVCEDLWHAGVHQQLFNENPDYIIAIVASPARGFDDDGLEIQEQWLALLKSASLHCDAKVIFVNRVGFEDGLGFWGGSCIVDKNAKVLHKLPHYETIIKTFEI; encoded by the coding sequence ATGAAGGTAACATTAGCTCAGACTTCTCCAAAGCTTAACCGTTCAAATCTTTTGGAAATTATTTCTATAATAAGCGAGTTTAAAAGTGAAAGTGATTTAATTGTATTTCCAGAATTAGCACTTAATGGATACTCGTTACAAGATAAACTTTTTGAAGATGCTTATGAAATTGATGAATTATATGAACTTAAAAAGTTAAGTGTAGAGATTGACATAATTATAGGTGGAGCAATAAGAGATAATAAAGTGTTTAGAAATGCCGCTTTATACTTTTGTAAAGGGGAACTTATTTCTCAGCATAACAAAGTGCATCTGCCAAACTATGGAATGTTTGAAGAAGCTCGTTATTTTAGTCCTGGTAACTTATTTGAAGGTTTTGATAGCGCGCATGGAAAAATATCTATGTTAGTTTGTGAAGATTTATGGCACGCTGGAGTTCATCAACAACTTTTTAACGAAAATCCTGATTATATCATCGCAATTGTAGCTTCTCCTGCTCGTGGATTTGATGATGATGGTTTAGAAATACAAGAGCAATGGTTAGCTTTGCTAAAATCAGCTTCTCTTCATTGTGATGCAAAGGTGATCTTTGTTAATCGTGTAGGTTTTGAAGATGGACTTGGTTTTTGGGGCGGAAGTTGTATTGTAGATAAAAATGCAAAAGTATTACATAAGCTACCTCACTATGAAACAATTATAAAAACATTTGAAATATAA
- a CDS encoding 5'-methylthioadenosine/adenosylhomocysteine nucleosidase — MKIAIMGAMPEEIAPILEKLGSYKTTKYADNEYYEATYNGVEVVVAYSKIGKVFSTLTASTMIQHFNCDKLLFSGVAGAINSALKIGDLIVASKLSQHDLDITAFGHPMGFVPGGCVFVEADRGLLELSKEVASELGKTVKEGVIATGDQFVHDSVVKDNIVKHFNADALEMEGASVAVVCDALNVPFFILRAISDTADTDASFSFDEFMESSAIISAEFIMKMVDKLVD; from the coding sequence ATGAAGATAGCGATTATGGGTGCAATGCCTGAAGAGATAGCACCAATACTTGAAAAACTTGGTTCATATAAAACTACAAAATATGCAGATAATGAATATTATGAAGCAACTTATAATGGCGTAGAAGTTGTTGTTGCTTATTCAAAAATTGGTAAAGTATTTTCAACTTTAACAGCATCTACAATGATACAGCATTTTAATTGTGATAAGTTACTTTTTTCTGGTGTAGCTGGTGCAATTAACTCAGCTCTTAAGATTGGCGATTTGATAGTAGCATCTAAACTTTCACAACATGATTTAGATATTACAGCTTTTGGGCATCCTATGGGATTTGTACCAGGTGGTTGTGTATTTGTTGAAGCAGATAGAGGTCTACTAGAGTTGTCAAAAGAAGTAGCTTCAGAGCTTGGTAAAACAGTTAAAGAAGGTGTCATAGCTACTGGAGATCAGTTCGTACATGATTCTGTAGTAAAAGATAATATAGTTAAGCACTTTAACGCAGATGCGTTGGAGATGGAAGGTGCGAGTGTTGCTGTTGTTTGTGATGCTCTAAATGTTCCATTTTTTATCTTGCGTGCAATAAGCGATACAGCAGATACAGATGCAAGTTTTTCTTTTGATGAGTTTATGGAATCAAGTGCTATCATATCAGCAGAGTTTATTATGAAAATGGTTGACAAGCTTGTCGATTAA
- a CDS encoding OmpA family protein gives MKSLVISSIAIAMLVFSGCSDKTPAVDEKAEKVVKAQEVDSVKTETVSVTDVAVGENSMSNSDSNEMMMANLEKELLSVYFDYDKFNVRADMQDKVTNSATLANGTAGAFTVKLEGNCDEWGSDEYNFALGLKRASAVKKALVAEGVDAGRITMVSYGESNPACNDKTKDCWAKNRRVDFKLLP, from the coding sequence ATGAAAAGTTTAGTTATATCGAGTATTGCTATTGCGATGTTAGTTTTTAGTGGTTGTTCAGACAAAACACCAGCGGTTGATGAAAAAGCAGAAAAAGTTGTTAAGGCTCAAGAAGTTGATTCTGTAAAGACTGAAACTGTTTCTGTAACAGATGTAGCAGTTGGTGAAAATAGTATGTCAAACTCAGATTCTAATGAGATGATGATGGCAAATTTAGAAAAAGAATTGTTATCAGTATATTTTGATTATGATAAATTCAATGTTCGTGCTGATATGCAAGATAAAGTAACAAATAGTGCTACTTTAGCAAATGGTACTGCTGGTGCTTTTACAGTTAAGTTAGAAGGTAATTGTGATGAGTGGGGTAGTGATGAGTACAACTTTGCACTAGGACTTAAAAGAGCTTCTGCCGTTAAAAAAGCATTAGTTGCTGAGGGTGTAGACGCAGGTCGTATCACAATGGTTAGTTATGGTGAAAGTAATCCTGCTTGTAATGATAAAACAAAAGATTGTTGGGCAAAAAATCGTCGCGTTGACTTCAAACTTCTTCCATAA
- a CDS encoding YebC/PmpR family DNA-binding transcriptional regulator — MGRAFEYRKASKLKRWGAMSKLFPKLGKIITMAAKEGSSDPDMNSKLRTAIINAKSENMPKDNIEAAIKRASAKDTASMLEVNYECKAPHGVLIFVESMTDNNTRTVANVKNIITKRGGELLTNGSLEFMFDRKALIEFKLTDEMDIEELELELIDAGLQEIEEEDGVCFVTADYTSFGTLNLALEDMKIEITKANLERMANAPISISEQQQVEIDKILEKLEDDEDVQKVFTNIE; from the coding sequence ATGGGTAGAGCCTTTGAGTACAGAAAAGCATCAAAATTAAAGAGATGGGGTGCAATGTCAAAGTTGTTTCCAAAGTTAGGAAAGATTATTACGATGGCGGCAAAAGAGGGTAGTAGTGACCCAGATATGAATTCAAAGCTTCGTACTGCTATTATAAATGCAAAATCAGAAAATATGCCAAAAGATAATATTGAAGCAGCGATAAAAAGAGCATCTGCAAAAGATACAGCATCTATGCTTGAAGTAAATTATGAATGTAAGGCTCCTCATGGTGTTTTGATTTTTGTAGAATCAATGACTGATAATAATACTAGAACAGTTGCTAATGTTAAAAATATCATTACAAAAAGAGGTGGAGAACTTCTTACTAATGGCTCTTTAGAATTTATGTTTGATAGAAAAGCACTAATAGAGTTTAAACTAACTGATGAAATGGACATAGAAGAACTAGAGTTAGAACTGATAGATGCTGGATTACAAGAGATAGAAGAAGAAGATGGAGTATGTTTTGTGACAGCAGATTATACAAGCTTTGGAACACTTAATTTAGCTCTTGAAGATATGAAGATAGAGATAACAAAGGCTAATTTAGAGAGAATGGCAAATGCCCCTATATCTATATCTGAGCAACAACAAGTTGAGATTGATAAAATTTTAGAAAAACTTGAAGATGACGAAGATGTTCAAAAGGTTTTTACAAATATAGAGTAA
- a CDS encoding YigZ family protein, which yields MKFIDKIYTNTYEIKQSKFIAYLTPFYDFKITLEQLKQEHLKARHFVVGYRYLNEFEQIIEYSTDDGEPKGTSGKPSLMVLQGNSLINSAVIVVRYFGGTKLGTGGLVRAYSEAVNNVINTATLKEYKKEIEVKISFLYSNIRKVEYECKVFNVCVIDKVFDLEAMYSIKASEEDMKDFLQKLQRVVKVVS from the coding sequence ATGAAATTTATTGATAAAATATATACAAATACTTATGAGATTAAGCAATCTAAGTTTATTGCTTACCTTACTCCTTTTTATGATTTTAAAATAACACTTGAACAGTTAAAACAAGAGCATCTAAAAGCTAGACACTTTGTTGTTGGGTATAGATATTTGAATGAGTTTGAGCAAATAATAGAGTACTCCACGGATGATGGAGAACCAAAAGGAACTTCAGGTAAGCCAAGTCTTATGGTGCTACAAGGTAACTCATTAATAAATTCTGCAGTTATTGTTGTTAGGTATTTTGGTGGAACAAAGTTGGGAACAGGAGGACTTGTTCGTGCTTATAGTGAAGCTGTAAATAATGTTATAAATACAGCAACACTAAAAGAGTATAAAAAAGAGATAGAAGTAAAAATTAGCTTTTTATATTCAAATATTAGAAAAGTTGAGTATGAATGTAAAGTGTTTAATGTTTGTGTAATAGACAAAGTATTTGACTTAGAAGCGATGTACAGCATTAAAGCAAGTGAAGAAGATATGAAAGACTTTTTGCAAAAACTACAAAGAGTAGTAAAAGTTGTTAGTTGA
- a CDS encoding biopolymer transporter ExbD: protein MIYDWEDKPELNITPLVDVMLVLLAILMVIAPNIIYEENIKLPQGSMSKQLSKISPVHISIDKELNVKINKDNYSLHEFMDNFFLYSKKLDLKATVLISADKSLEYGVVMSVLAAVKQAGFSEVSLATNG, encoded by the coding sequence ATGATTTATGATTGGGAAGATAAACCAGAATTAAACATTACACCGCTTGTTGATGTAATGTTAGTTTTACTTGCAATATTAATGGTTATTGCTCCAAATATTATATATGAAGAAAATATTAAACTGCCACAAGGTTCAATGAGCAAACAACTATCAAAAATCTCACCTGTTCATATTTCAATAGATAAAGAGTTAAATGTTAAAATAAATAAAGACAATTATTCACTTCATGAATTTATGGATAATTTTTTTCTTTATTCTAAAAAGTTAGATTTAAAAGCAACTGTGCTTATAAGTGCAGATAAATCGTTGGAATATGGTGTTGTGATGTCAGTCTTAGCTGCGGTTAAACAAGCAGGTTTTTCTGAGGTTTCTCTAGCTACAAATGGCTAA